A portion of the Candidatus Eremiobacteraceae bacterium genome contains these proteins:
- a CDS encoding NAD(P)H-hydrate dehydratase — translation MNALTPEEMRAADQRAVDDVGIPPIILMESAGRAVAELARDFVEQLEGDPIRIAVVAGPGNNGGDALVAARYLMQLGYEPDIYVAAKLDDCNELCRTQLEIMESLGASISFLREQSPEFFRSGLRAAALIIDGLLGTGSSGPLREAYRTWVNEINIAAREVIAVDIPTGIDPSTGMVPGPAVSAAATVTMAAPKVGMLVYPAASYVGELWVAHIGIPPAILADVGGRYHIMTKEQFFFWLPARSALANKRTAGDIVIIGGSPEYVGAPALSALGAQYAGAGYVTIACPAEAADAIGHHVMEQIIAPWPQGDPEAVTAFLLDLTRHAGAVVIGPGLGRLDSTQTIIRSFVEASTRPLVVDADALFALVGHAGLIDGKKAVLTPHDGEFARLLGENADAAIANRMKAADDFAEAHDITLLLKGPRSIIATKEASYVNLTGNELLATAGTGDVLSGIIGAMIAAGCTTRQAAAIGAYWHGVTADHLASEHKHSVLAGDIARDLQDALHWLHDREEDDDGFLRRVV, via the coding sequence ATGAACGCGCTGACCCCGGAGGAGATGCGCGCCGCCGATCAGCGCGCGGTCGATGACGTCGGAATCCCGCCCATCATCCTCATGGAATCGGCGGGCCGCGCCGTCGCCGAGCTTGCACGCGACTTCGTCGAGCAGCTCGAGGGGGATCCGATCCGCATCGCGGTCGTCGCCGGCCCGGGCAACAACGGCGGCGACGCCCTCGTCGCGGCGCGCTACCTCATGCAGCTCGGGTACGAGCCGGACATCTACGTGGCCGCCAAGCTGGACGATTGCAACGAGCTGTGCCGAACGCAGCTGGAGATCATGGAGAGCTTGGGCGCGTCCATCAGCTTCTTGCGCGAGCAGTCGCCCGAGTTCTTCCGCTCGGGTCTGCGAGCGGCGGCTCTGATCATCGACGGCCTGCTCGGCACCGGCTCATCCGGCCCGCTGCGCGAGGCCTATCGCACCTGGGTCAACGAGATCAACATCGCGGCGCGCGAGGTCATCGCCGTGGACATTCCGACCGGCATCGACCCCAGCACGGGCATGGTGCCAGGACCGGCGGTGAGCGCGGCGGCTACGGTCACGATGGCGGCCCCAAAGGTGGGCATGCTCGTCTATCCCGCAGCGTCGTATGTCGGCGAGTTGTGGGTGGCGCACATCGGCATCCCTCCGGCGATCCTCGCGGACGTCGGCGGCCGTTATCACATCATGACCAAAGAGCAATTCTTCTTCTGGCTGCCGGCGCGCAGCGCGCTCGCCAACAAGCGCACCGCCGGCGACATCGTGATCATCGGCGGCAGCCCCGAGTATGTCGGCGCTCCCGCACTGTCGGCGTTGGGCGCGCAGTACGCCGGCGCCGGCTATGTGACCATCGCTTGCCCGGCAGAGGCGGCCGATGCCATCGGACATCACGTCATGGAGCAGATCATCGCGCCATGGCCGCAGGGAGACCCTGAGGCGGTCACGGCCTTCTTGCTCGACCTCACGCGTCACGCGGGCGCAGTGGTCATCGGTCCCGGTCTCGGACGTCTGGATTCGACGCAGACGATCATCCGCTCGTTCGTCGAAGCCAGCACGAGGCCGCTGGTCGTCGACGCCGATGCGCTCTTCGCGCTCGTGGGCCACGCCGGACTTATCGACGGCAAGAAAGCCGTGCTGACGCCGCATGACGGCGAATTCGCGCGTCTGCTCGGAGAGAACGCCGATGCCGCCATCGCCAACCGGATGAAGGCCGCCGACGATTTCGCCGAAGCGCACGACATCACGCTGCTGCTCAAGGGCCCGCGCTCGATCATCGCGACCAAAGAGGCATCGTACGTCAACCTCACCGGCAACGAACTGCTTGCCACGGCCGGCACCGGCGACGTGCTGTCCGGCATCATCGGCGCAATGATCGCCGCCGGCTGCACCACCCGCCAAGCGGCGGCGATCGGCGCGTACTGGCACGGGGTGACCGCGGATCACTTGGCGAGCGAGCATAAGCACAGCGTGCTCGCCGGCGACATCGCGCGCGATCTGCAGGACGCGCTGCACTGGCTCCACGACCGCGAAGAGGACGACGACGGATTCCTGAGACGAGTCGTCTAA
- the acpS gene encoding holo-ACP synthase translates to MIIGLGMDVAEVERFKFAPDKLARFARKVFTPEEVAHAMRHRHFAERLAGAFAAKEATRKAFGHAIPWRQVGVRHERSGKPYVALSGGAERLTALRGVSRMHLTISHSRTNAVATVILEADEILAKPRPAAVSASVAR, encoded by the coding sequence ATGATCATCGGTTTGGGAATGGACGTCGCCGAAGTCGAGCGCTTCAAGTTCGCGCCCGATAAGCTCGCGCGCTTCGCGCGCAAGGTCTTCACGCCTGAAGAGGTCGCGCACGCGATGCGCCACCGTCACTTCGCCGAGCGGCTCGCGGGCGCGTTCGCGGCGAAAGAAGCGACGCGCAAGGCCTTCGGCCACGCCATCCCGTGGCGCCAGGTCGGAGTCCGGCACGAGCGCAGCGGCAAACCGTATGTCGCGCTCTCCGGCGGCGCCGAGCGGCTCACCGCGCTGCGCGGCGTGAGCCGCATGCACCTGACCATCTCGCACAGCCGCACCAACGCGGTCGCAACCGTCATCCTCGAGGCCGATGAAATCTTGGCCAAGCCGCGGCCGGCGGCCGTCAGCGCCTCGGTGGCTCGATGA
- a CDS encoding archaemetzincin family Zn-dependent metalloprotease — translation MEKIGLVPINTVAAEFCERLAPCLEERFLHKFAIEKPLTLSPSLANATRHQYFLTTVFNKLTGSAPNREGFLLGIIGDDLYKTSHSFIFGDASDTDRIAVVSTFRLRPEFYNDKPDEVVLFNRTLKECVHALGHAFGLKHCYNARCAMYYSHSVYDTDGKLNYFCDTCDKRLRANR, via the coding sequence GTGGAAAAGATTGGGCTCGTGCCCATCAACACCGTCGCCGCGGAATTCTGCGAACGCCTCGCTCCATGTCTTGAAGAGCGTTTCCTGCACAAGTTCGCAATCGAAAAGCCGCTCACCCTCTCACCATCGCTCGCCAACGCCACGCGGCATCAATACTTCCTCACCACCGTCTTCAATAAGCTGACCGGCTCCGCGCCGAACCGCGAGGGTTTCCTGCTCGGCATCATCGGCGACGATCTGTACAAGACGTCGCACAGCTTCATCTTCGGCGACGCGAGCGACACCGATCGCATCGCGGTGGTGTCGACGTTCCGGCTGCGTCCGGAGTTCTACAACGACAAGCCCGATGAGGTGGTGCTCTTCAACCGGACGCTGAAGGAATGCGTGCACGCGCTGGGCCACGCGTTCGGCCTCAAGCATTGCTATAACGCGCGCTGCGCGATGTATTACAGCCACTCGGTGTACGATACCGACGGCAAGCTGAACTATTTCTGCGACACCTGTGACAAGCGCCTACGCGCCAACCGCTGA
- a CDS encoding NUDIX hydrolase, giving the protein MTDVVGTRRIYEGRVLNVRVDDVRLPNGHTSKFEIVEHNGGVCIIAQPQPETIVLVRQYRPATGRTLLEVPAGKLEIGEDPEVCARRELLEETGFRCERIRRLWSFFSAPGFCSELLHLFVAEGLTPGAAQPEENESIDVEIMRVEDAWAMVERDELPDAKTQIALAWALARK; this is encoded by the coding sequence GGACCCGCCGCATCTATGAGGGCCGTGTGCTCAACGTACGCGTGGACGACGTGCGGTTGCCGAATGGACACACCTCGAAGTTCGAGATCGTCGAACACAACGGCGGCGTCTGCATCATCGCACAGCCGCAACCGGAGACGATCGTCCTCGTACGCCAATATCGCCCCGCCACCGGACGCACGCTGCTGGAGGTCCCCGCTGGGAAACTTGAGATCGGTGAGGACCCGGAGGTCTGCGCGCGCCGCGAGCTGCTCGAAGAGACCGGCTTCCGATGCGAGCGCATCCGCCGCTTGTGGTCGTTCTTCAGCGCGCCGGGTTTTTGCAGCGAGCTGCTGCACCTGTTCGTGGCCGAGGGCCTGACTCCGGGCGCCGCGCAACCCGAAGAGAACGAGTCGATCGATGTCGAGATCATGCGCGTCGAAGATGCATGGGCGATGGTGGAACGCGACGAGCTCCCCGATGCGAAGACGCAGATCGCGCTCGCCTGGGCTCTAGCTCGGAAGTAA